A region of uncultured Carboxylicivirga sp. DNA encodes the following proteins:
- a CDS encoding transglutaminase domain-containing protein: MKKVFVFISLIMCSIITFAQIDSELIQKVSNYPTSFKKTEDVADIINRDFKTDIDKAAAIYTWIALNIEYDVKTFFSGKNMSVKFSYRTLEEKEIKEKEIRDKMIQATLRKKLAVCEGYASLYKDLCDQCGLESVVISGTSKNTFQLIGKEPKGSDHAWNAVKINNQWHLLDVTWGAGSVDPSTRKFVKEFSAGYFMMPADRFFTQHLPEDKNWRLVDMNEKDFIEAPFYHHAYLFSDDELMTPDKGIITRVKKGEVSFLLKTNKGISNLYFAFDRAKKSTSIEFTKNGDQLTFSVPVGNRKSGYFTVYADGSALFSFKLNIK; this comes from the coding sequence ATGAAAAAAGTATTTGTTTTTATATCGTTGATAATGTGCAGTATAATTACTTTTGCACAGATAGATTCTGAGTTGATTCAAAAAGTATCGAACTATCCCACATCATTTAAAAAAACAGAAGATGTGGCGGATATCATCAACAGGGATTTTAAAACTGACATTGATAAAGCTGCGGCCATTTATACATGGATCGCATTGAATATTGAATACGATGTTAAAACATTTTTCTCAGGCAAGAATATGTCGGTGAAGTTCTCATACCGTACTTTGGAAGAGAAGGAAATCAAAGAGAAAGAAATCCGCGATAAAATGATTCAAGCCACCCTTAGAAAAAAGCTGGCTGTGTGCGAAGGTTATGCTTCTTTGTATAAAGATTTGTGTGATCAATGCGGCCTTGAGAGTGTTGTCATTAGCGGGACATCAAAAAATACTTTTCAGCTGATTGGAAAGGAACCAAAGGGTTCGGATCATGCCTGGAATGCTGTTAAGATAAATAATCAATGGCACCTGTTGGATGTTACCTGGGGAGCGGGTTCGGTTGATCCTTCAACACGTAAGTTTGTAAAGGAATTTAGCGCTGGATACTTTATGATGCCAGCTGATAGATTCTTTACACAACATTTACCGGAAGATAAAAATTGGAGACTGGTTGATATGAATGAAAAGGATTTTATAGAGGCTCCGTTTTATCATCATGCATATCTTTTTTCAGATGATGAATTGATGACACCGGACAAAGGAATTATTACCAGGGTGAAAAAAGGAGAAGTATCTTTTTTATTAAAGACAAACAAAGGAATTAGTAACCTTTATTTTGCTTTCGACAGAGCAAAGAAGTCAACTTCAATTGAATTTACAAAGAATGGAGATCAACTTACATTTAGCGTTCCAGTAGGTAATCGAAAGTCAGGATATTTTACTGTTTATGCGGATGGTAGTGCATTATTTTCGTTCAAACTTAACATTAAATAA
- a CDS encoding response regulator transcription factor, giving the protein MARILLVEDDTSMGFLLVDFLETNGFDVKLYKDGIKGLEAFKNHSFDFCILDVMLPGMDGFSIAENIRQVDKRIPIIFLTARSMKEDKIKGFHLGVDDYVTKPFDEDELLLRIKAILNRLHLQEEDRETEFTIGQYTFDSSNQMLTLGDDSKRLTQKESDVLKMLCKSMNNIVRREDILVAIWGENDYFHGRSLDVFIAKLRKYLKDDTSVNIENVPKVGFVLNT; this is encoded by the coding sequence ATGGCTAGAATACTACTTGTTGAAGATGATACAAGCATGGGTTTTTTGCTTGTTGATTTTTTAGAAACTAACGGCTTTGATGTAAAGTTATACAAAGATGGGATCAAAGGATTGGAGGCTTTTAAGAATCATTCTTTTGATTTCTGCATTTTGGATGTAATGCTTCCGGGTATGGATGGTTTTTCCATTGCTGAAAATATTCGACAGGTTGATAAACGCATACCAATTATCTTCTTAACTGCCCGTTCGATGAAAGAAGATAAGATTAAAGGTTTTCATCTGGGAGTGGATGATTACGTTACCAAACCTTTTGATGAAGATGAACTGTTGTTGCGTATTAAGGCCATATTAAACCGTCTTCACCTGCAGGAGGAAGACCGGGAAACAGAATTCACTATCGGACAATATACTTTTGATTCATCAAACCAGATGCTGACATTAGGGGATGACTCTAAACGTCTTACCCAAAAAGAAAGCGATGTTTTAAAGATGCTTTGTAAATCGATGAATAACATTGTTCGTCGCGAAGATATTTTGGTTGCTATCTGGGGCGAAAATGATTATTTCCACGGACGCAGTCTGGATGTGTTTATTGCTAAACTTCGCAAGTATCTTAAGGATGATACCTCAGTAAACATCGAAAATGTGCCCAAAGTGGGATTTGTGCTTAATACCTGA
- a CDS encoding HAMP domain-containing sensor histidine kinase, whose translation MKKEKSNTWLSIITFVALAVLLAIQVVYLLKAARMAEQNFNHRVVMALKDSKDELARRICPEMDNFLCGKDCPRATEKKRKTEVDSIIRANLCMYHLPLEFTFVLSDSIGVENSNKMFGAKFYQQSLNGLLQEQGIGIQIQFPNRTRFILNQMKGLFIVSVIAIGFLVWSYIILLRMIRREKMQMAQTREFVNNMLHEFQTPLANIRLATNLIRKKKGDQEKTDEYTGVILNEYDRMQSHVNEILNISCDSPEKCKKNRVDMNAVLKEVADSYHYRIQELNGHLELDLKAEFSEIDTNNGRLSQVISNLLDNALKYVDKAPLIKVSSWSKDKELIFSIEDNGIGIAKKDQPFIFDQYFRVGTGDVHNVKGFGLGLNFVKKVIEEHNGKIKLESVVGKGTKFIIILPLANG comes from the coding sequence ATGAAAAAAGAAAAGAGTAATACCTGGCTTTCCATTATAACGTTTGTGGCCTTGGCTGTTTTACTAGCCATTCAGGTTGTTTATTTGTTAAAGGCGGCCCGCATGGCTGAGCAAAATTTTAACCACAGGGTAGTAATGGCTTTAAAAGATTCGAAAGATGAACTGGCCCGACGGATTTGTCCTGAGATGGATAATTTCTTGTGTGGTAAAGATTGTCCGAGAGCTACAGAGAAGAAGCGAAAGACAGAGGTTGACAGCATCATAAGAGCGAACTTATGCATGTATCATTTACCATTGGAGTTTACTTTTGTATTGAGTGATAGTATTGGTGTTGAAAATTCCAACAAGATGTTTGGCGCTAAATTCTATCAACAATCATTAAATGGATTGCTTCAGGAGCAGGGAATAGGTATTCAGATTCAATTCCCGAACCGAACCCGGTTTATTCTTAATCAAATGAAGGGTTTGTTTATTGTTTCTGTTATAGCAATCGGGTTTCTGGTATGGTCGTACATCATTCTTTTGCGAATGATCAGACGAGAGAAGATGCAAATGGCTCAGACGCGAGAGTTTGTGAATAACATGTTGCATGAGTTTCAAACTCCTTTGGCTAATATCAGGTTAGCTACCAACCTTATTCGAAAGAAAAAAGGAGATCAGGAAAAAACAGATGAATATACCGGTGTTATACTGAATGAATACGACCGAATGCAATCTCATGTAAACGAAATACTGAATATTTCATGCGATTCACCAGAGAAATGTAAAAAGAACCGGGTTGATATGAATGCTGTATTGAAAGAAGTAGCAGACAGTTATCATTATCGGATTCAGGAGTTGAATGGACATTTGGAACTTGACCTGAAGGCTGAATTTTCAGAGATTGATACTAATAATGGCAGACTGTCTCAGGTTATTTCCAATTTACTGGATAATGCACTGAAATATGTTGATAAAGCACCGTTGATTAAGGTGTCGAGTTGGTCGAAAGACAAGGAGTTAATCTTTTCGATTGAGGACAATGGTATTGGGATTGCCAAGAAAGATCAACCTTTTATATTTGATCAGTATTTTCGTGTTGGAACAGGTGATGTGCATAATGTTAAGGGTTTTGGGCTGGGACTTAACTTTGTGAAAAAGGTGATTGAAGAACATAACGGAAAGATAAAACTGGAAAGTGTAGTAGGTAAAGGCACAAAATTTATAATTATACTACCTTTAGCAAATGGCTAG
- a CDS encoding MFS transporter: MKRTGALIKPQSFPFYYGYIVLFFGSIGILASIPGQTIGISTFTDPVKDALGLSRDQFSFAYGIGTFISSLLLTYAGKLYDRYGVIWSATFSILILSASLVLSSYSQVVSEGIFSVFHFRHWAIPFTLMTILFAIIRFSGQGVLTMVSRNMVMKWFDRLRGRINSISSISVAFGFSISPLIIDSLIQNNGWQNAWRIMAASLMVVLVMVFLFYKDNPEKYGLQVDGKSSDKKRSKTSLTSERNFTLAEALNTRSFWMYALILSFHSFFVTGFTFHVVSIFSEAGYERSEAISIFFPITIVSTLISFAGNIISDWIKLKILLYIMILGAILSTIGLMILNSPVGYYLISIGFGMSSGLFAVLMSIVWPRFFGRLHLGAISGKAMSMLVLGSAVGPYLFSLSFNLTGQYGFVSYLALAFLIMLMIGSVKANPPIKQE; the protein is encoded by the coding sequence ATGAAGAGAACAGGAGCTTTAATAAAACCACAATCATTCCCGTTTTATTACGGTTATATAGTACTTTTTTTTGGAAGTATTGGAATATTGGCCAGTATTCCGGGACAAACTATTGGTATTTCAACCTTTACCGATCCTGTTAAAGACGCTTTGGGATTGAGCCGCGATCAGTTTAGTTTTGCCTATGGTATTGGAACATTTATTAGCTCGTTGTTACTTACATATGCCGGGAAACTATATGATAGATATGGTGTTATCTGGTCTGCCACTTTTTCTATTCTGATACTTTCAGCATCACTGGTATTAAGTTCTTACAGCCAGGTAGTAAGCGAAGGAATTTTCAGCGTTTTTCATTTCAGACATTGGGCTATTCCGTTTACTTTAATGACAATACTTTTTGCCATCATCCGGTTTAGTGGCCAGGGAGTATTAACCATGGTATCGCGTAATATGGTTATGAAATGGTTTGATCGCCTGCGAGGAAGAATTAATTCCATCAGTAGCATCAGTGTGGCTTTTGGATTTTCAATTTCACCATTAATCATTGATAGTTTAATTCAAAACAATGGGTGGCAAAATGCATGGCGCATAATGGCAGCCTCTTTAATGGTGGTTTTGGTAATGGTATTTTTGTTTTATAAAGATAATCCTGAAAAATATGGATTGCAGGTTGATGGAAAAAGTTCGGATAAAAAAAGAAGTAAAACTTCTCTTACTTCGGAGCGAAATTTCACTCTTGCAGAAGCACTCAATACAAGAAGTTTCTGGATGTATGCACTAATACTTTCCTTTCATTCCTTTTTTGTAACCGGATTTACGTTTCATGTAGTTAGCATCTTTAGCGAGGCTGGTTATGAACGCAGTGAAGCTATCTCGATATTTTTTCCCATCACAATAGTGTCGACACTCATATCTTTTGCCGGTAATATTATCAGTGACTGGATTAAACTGAAAATCCTTCTCTACATCATGATTTTGGGTGCCATATTATCCACCATCGGATTAATGATACTTAATTCGCCTGTAGGATACTACCTGATTTCGATTGGCTTTGGTATGAGTTCGGGTTTATTTGCTGTGTTAATGTCGATTGTATGGCCACGATTTTTTGGTCGCCTGCATTTGGGAGCCATTTCGGGTAAGGCCATGTCAATGTTGGTTTTGGGAAGTGCAGTTGGTCCTTATCTTTTCAGCCTTTCATTTAATCTTACTGGTCAGTATGGATTTGTCTCATATCTGGCACTTGCCTTCCTGATAATGCTGATGATTGGTTCAGTCAAAGCCAATCCTCCAATTAAACAAGAATAA